CGAGCGAGCAGCAGGATAGTAAGGATTGGCGTATCGTACGAAACTGGAATGCCAATAAATCGCGCGTCAGATGTGAGTCCTACATTTTCGAAATAGCTGAGCCTGATCGCGCCCGCCAATACCAGCGCCAAGCTCGCGACGAGCGAAAGCATCGTGCCTTGACCAAGAAGGATAACGATCGTGGCCGGGAACACAACGCCATGAATGAGATCGGCAAATCCATCGAAGCTTTTCCCGAACTCCGCCACACCTGGACGGCGAAGATGCCGCATCTTCCGGGCAACATGCCCATCCCAATGATCCAGAAACCAGGTCCAGAGCATTGCCGCAACGCCGAGCTCTATCTTGCCGTTTAAGGCCAGGAACAGCCCGATGACGGCAAACAGATAGGCGAGGGCGGTGATGGCATTTGCATAGTCACGCAGATACCCGATCATCGCCTTGCTCCCG
The nucleotide sequence above comes from Bradyrhizobium sp. NDS-1. Encoded proteins:
- a CDS encoding CDP-alcohol phosphatidyltransferase family protein, whose translation is MIGYLRDYANAITALAYLFAVIGLFLALNGKIELGVAAMLWTWFLDHWDGHVARKMRHLRRPGVAEFGKSFDGFADLIHGVVFPATIVILLGQGTMLSLVASLALVLAGAIRLSYFENVGLTSDARFIGIPVSYDTPILTILLLARPLLSDDVFPTIVAAAFIILALLHVNTAIRVPAIRGIAVPIATGFAIAGSIALATVAGIAR